From one Malus sylvestris chromosome 1, drMalSylv7.2, whole genome shotgun sequence genomic stretch:
- the LOC126629824 gene encoding receptor-like protein EIX2, which yields MTVEYTANDGSSILKGKLYEDEASLIWKGKLSVYKTTLGLLMSDDLSSNRLTGEISLNLSRNRLTSQITPEIGRLQSLDSLDLSRNQIYGKIPTSVFQIHGLGVLDLSNNNLSGKIPMGSLLQTLEPSAYAGNPQLRGLPLQKMCPEDEKSQKQTVFVNKEDEDGLITQGFYISMAIGFVVGFWCICGTLMFNRSWRYAYFKFLNVVNDWVYVRVELIK from the coding sequence ATGACTGTAGAATATACTGCGAATGATGGATCCTCAATTTTGAAAGGAAAACTTTATGAGGATGAAGCATCCTTAATATGGAAAGGGAAACTCTCCGTATACAAAACTACTTTGGGACTTCTAATGAGTGATGATCTTTCAAGCAATCGACTAACCGGGGAGATTTCTTTAAATCTGTCGAGAAACCGATTAACAAGTCAAATAACTCCAGAGATTGGAAGGTTGCAATCGTTAGATTCTCTTGATCTATCAAGGAACCAAATATATGGTAAAATTCCAACAAGTGTATTTCAGATACATGGTCTTGGTGTGTTGGACTTGTCAAACAACAACTTGTCTGGCAAAATTCCTATGGGTTCTCTACTCCAAACCCTTGAGCCTTCTGCTTATGCAGGAAATCCTCAACTTCGTGGACTTCCACTTCAAAAGATGTGCCCTGAAGATGAAAAAAGTCAGAAGCAAACTGTCTTTGTGAATAAAGAAGATGAGGATGGACTTATAACGCAAGGATTTTACATCAGTATGGCGATCGGGTTTGTTGTTGGATTTTGGTGCATTTGTGGCACATTGATGTTCAACAGGTCATGGAGATATGCATACTTCAAGTTCTTAAATGTTGTAAACGATTGGGTTTACGTAAGGGTGGAGTTGATCAAATGA
- the LOC126630412 gene encoding uncharacterized protein LOC126630412, which produces MTRSSNPVREHILDFDDDFERELRRKRKNPESSESSSNPEAEVEIEQEEPTAQVGEVETVMAQDNRTIKELSASGLDNAAPLCIQYSAAAQGKTEEFELKSSLFHHIPKYHGLSMEDPNKNLKEFEVVCSSMTPINVDGSILKMKAFPFSLMEKAKDWLYELAPGTVTSWESMKRPFLEKFFPTSRVILLRKRISGIQQEEGESFPTYYERFKSLVASCPQHQMKEELLLQYFYEGLLPIERQMLDASAGGALVDKTPTAAKTLIANRALNAQQYKGVGQRGTPRQHQVNEVSAITELQNQMANLTTLLSQVVEGPKVQNVSACGVCSMQGHPTDKCP; this is translated from the coding sequence atgactcggagctcTAATCCggttcgtgaacacatcttggactttgacgacgattttgaacgagagttgagacgaaagaggaagaatccagagtctagtgaatcaagttcaaatccggaagccgaagttgagattgagcaagaggaacccacggcacaagtgggtgaaGTTGAGACagtcatggcacaagacaatcgtacaatcaaggagctctcggcctcgggattggacaatgccgcacctctatgtattcaatattCGGCGGcagcccaaggaaagaccgaggaattcgagttaaagtcaagtttgttccaccatattccgaagtaccatgggttgtccatggaggatcctaacaagaacttaaaagaattcgaggtggtgtgttcaagcatgactccaatcaatgtcgacgggagtatattgaagatgaaggcttttcccttttctctcatggaaaaggcgaaagattggttgtatgaattagctcccggaacggtcacatcttgggagagcatgaaacgacctttcttggagaagtttttcccaacttctcgagtcatcctcctacgaaaaaggataagtggaattcaacaagaagaaggtgagtcttttcctacatactATGAACggtttaaatctcttgttgcttcttgtccacagcatcaaatgaaggaggagcttctgctacaatacttctacgagggacttctaccaatcgaacgacaaatgctagatgcttcggcgggaggagctttggtggacaagacccccacggcagcaaagactttgattgccaatcgagcgttgaacgctcaacaatacaaaggtgttggacaaagaggcaccccacggcaacaccaagtgaatgaggtaagtgccataaccgaacttcaaaatcaaatggctaaccttactactttgctttctcaggttgtggaagggccaaaagttcaaaatgtaagtgcgtgtggcgtgtgttccatgcaaggacaccctacggacaagtgcccataa